From Eptesicus fuscus isolate TK198812 chromosome 13, DD_ASM_mEF_20220401, whole genome shotgun sequence, the proteins below share one genomic window:
- the TSSC4 gene encoding protein TSSC4, whose protein sequence is MAEVGAGEPSPGLEVEQGTEYDVLPPPTVSLSDSDSDSDLSWPGSAPPEALSPELLPGETQGDSGPDSSPSPPRGPPGAAVQPFHLRGTSSTFSQRSQSIFDCLEGAARRALPSAGQAGLGDSGGFKQPRVPSSRPLAEGLGRAPQSLIPPRVPPVPDYVAHPERWTRYSLEDVAEASEQSNRAAALDFLGSPRGAAPGNYEPSFNQDPSSSGEGRVVFSKPPRAEARPARPERKRVLQEAGGPGGAEGTVELAHLARPGSPEAEEWGGLQEVDMPEGAPHSRPAVGPPAVETVGFHGSRKRSRDHFRSQSAGPEAPGAEG, encoded by the coding sequence ATGGCTGAGGTGGGGGCCGGCgagccctcccctggcctggagGTGGAGCAGGGGACGGAGTACGACGTTCTGCCTCCGCCCACCGTCTCCCTCAGCGACTCCGACTCGGACTCCGACCTCAGCTGGCCCGGCAGCGCCCCGCCGGAGGCTCTGTCCCCAGAGCTGCTGCCTGGGGAGACCCAGGGGGACTCAGGCCCCGACAGCTCCCCCTCGCCGCCCAGGGGCCCCCCCGGAGCCGCCGTGCAGCCTTTCCACCTGCGGGGCACCAGCAGCACCTTCTCTCAGCGCAGCCAGAGCATCTTCGACTGCCTGGAGGGGGCGGCCAGGCGGGCTCTGCCCTCCGCGGGCCAGGCGGGCCTGGGTGACAGTGGGGGCTTCAAGCAGCCCCGGGTGCCCTCCAGCCGGCCCCTAGCAGAGGGCCTGGGCAGAGCCCCGCAGAGCCTCATCCCCCCCAGGGTGCCCCCCGTGCCCGACTACGTGGCCCACCCCGAGCGCTGGACCAGGTACAGCCTGGAGGACGTGGCCGAGGCCAGCGAGCAGAGCAACCGGGCAGCCGCCCTGGACTTCCTGGGCTCCCCGCGTGGGGCTGCGCCCGGCAACTACGAGCCCTCCTTCAACCAGGACCCGTccagcagcggggaggggagggtcgtCTTCTCCAAGCCCCCCCGCGCCgaggccaggccggccaggcccGAGAGGAAGagggtcctgcaggaggcgggGGGCCCGGGCGGGGCCGAAGGCACCGTGGAGCTGgcccacctggccaggcctgggagcccGGAGGCTGAGGAgtggggtggcctgcaggaggtGGACATGCCCGAGGGGGCCCCCCACAGTAGGCCAGCGGTAGGCCCCCCAGCGGTGGAGACGGTTGGCTTCCACGGCAGCAGGAAGCGGAGTAGAGACCACTTCCGGAGCCAGAGTGCGGGCCCCGAGGCCCCCGGTGCAGAGGGCTGA